In Haematobia irritans isolate KBUSLIRL chromosome 1, ASM5000362v1, whole genome shotgun sequence, a genomic segment contains:
- the LOC142242884 gene encoding uncharacterized protein LOC142242884 codes for MFFVLMDGKTKKIYDSLFHYIKENIYNMEPSVVITDYEEALRQSIKQVYPGIKMVGCWFHYCQAIKRNMRSHKQLLQYIKSSKPASAEYHKIMALPLLPPNLIGTSFRDIKGKIFLMDSEGVFLPFLNYYERQWIQKIGSKNFSVYNQKTRTTSAVEAYNGVLGRSADRGGDFFKFVAVIRNEEFFKNRQFEQCVEGGGTLCKRKKKQDALRHRLIEESTLQLKQGKITADTFLSRMVYERNKICVDMAPEISIFEEDEDTSEDEASEISHHDSNEHECIVCRDRKSNVILLPCKHLKICSECNLILQANAVSKNLEKYSCPYCRQPVEDTLIVFL; via the exons ATGTTTTTTGTATTAATGGatggaaaaacaaaaaagatataTGATTCGCTTTTTCACTACATAaaggaaaatatatataatatggaaCCATCGGTAGTCATCACAGATTATGAAGAAGCGTTGAGACAATCGATCAAACAAGTTTATCCTGGAATAAAGATGGTTGGATGCTG GTTCCATTACTGCCAAGCAATTAAAAGAAATATGCGGAGCCACAAACAGCTTTTACAATATATAAAATCTTCGAAACCAGCTTCTGCAGAATACCACAAAATAATGGCGCTTCCACTCCTTCCACCAAATCTCATTGGGACCTCTTTTCGAGATATTAAAGGCaagatatttttaatggatagtGAAGGTGTATTCCTACCATTTCTAAATTACTACGAAAGGCAATGGATACAAAAG ATTGGGTCTAAAAATTTTAGCGTTTACAATCAAAAAACCAGGACTACTTCGGCAGTAGAAGCCTATAATGGTGTGTTGGGACGAAGTGCTGACAGAGGTGGAGACTTTTTTAAATTCGTAGCCGTCATACGCAACGAGGAATTCTTCAAAAATAGACAGTTCGAACAATGCGTTGAGGGTGGAGGAACTCTgtgcaaacgaaaaaaaaaacaggacgCGTTGCGTCACAGACTAATCGAAGAATCCacattgcagctaaaacaaggaAAAATAACGGCTGATACTTTCTTATCCCGGATGGTGTacgaacggaataaaatttgtgTCGATATGGCTCCAGAAATTAGTATTTTTGAGGAAGATGAAGATACTTCGGAAGATGAGGCTTCAGAAATTTCACACCATGATTCAAATGAACATGAATGCATTGTTTGCAGGGATAGGAAATCAAATGTGATCTTATTGCCGTGTAAACATTTAAAGATTTGTTCTGAAtgcaatttaattttgcaaGCCAATGCAGTATCcaagaatttggaaaaatatagtTGTCCTTACTGTCGCCAACCGGTCGAAGACACCTTAAtagtatttttgtaa